Proteins from a single region of Companilactobacillus farciminis KCTC 3681 = DSM 20184:
- the tmk gene encoding dTMP kinase: protein MSGIFISFEGPDGAGKTTALEKLLPLLKERTDKEVVLSREPGGSIIAEKIRKIILDIHDEEMDPRTEALLYAAARRQHLVDAVLPALEEGKVMLSDRFVDSSIAYQGGGRQIGTKEVGEINDFAIDGHLPDLTVYFDVTPDVGLSRIRKDHEGAMDRLEKEALSFHQRVYDSYMEIVKNNPDRIKTVDAAQPVEKVVDDTLDVIIKRFPDVFNGGK from the coding sequence ATGTCAGGAATATTTATATCATTTGAAGGACCAGACGGAGCGGGCAAGACGACTGCACTTGAAAAGCTATTGCCACTTTTGAAGGAGAGAACTGATAAAGAAGTCGTTCTTTCTCGAGAACCCGGTGGCAGTATCATTGCTGAAAAAATCCGAAAAATTATTTTGGATATTCATGATGAAGAAATGGACCCTAGAACAGAAGCTCTATTGTATGCAGCAGCTAGACGTCAGCACTTGGTTGATGCCGTTTTGCCAGCTTTAGAGGAAGGCAAGGTTATGTTGAGTGATCGTTTCGTTGATAGTTCAATTGCTTATCAAGGTGGCGGTCGTCAAATTGGGACTAAAGAAGTTGGTGAAATCAATGATTTTGCCATCGATGGTCACTTGCCTGATTTGACAGTTTACTTTGACGTTACACCAGACGTTGGGCTTAGCCGTATCAGAAAAGATCACGAAGGTGCGATGGATCGTTTGGAAAAGGAAGCTTTGTCATTCCATCAACGAGTTTATGATTCATATATGGAAATCGTTAAGAATAATCCCGACCGAATCAAAACTGTCGACGCCGCCCAACCAGTGGAAAAAGTCGTTGATGATACTTTAGATGTTATAATCAAGAGATTTCCCGATGTTTTTAATGGAGGAAAATAA
- a CDS encoding helix-turn-helix domain-containing protein — translation MPRSKHSLQEKLDLVLGFKESTYPLRTFARKNNIVHKTFRRWVHLFDQYGIDGLKEITKRTKYSYKFKLQVVTDYLEGKGSLETIAYKYGLRNTFQVSDWVFKYNNGKLLKDGSPRKKNSIMKKKITFEERIEIVEYVVKGKHTYKEAAEKYSISYQQVRSWVLKSKDGGYKALIDGRGHHKAKDDLTELDKAHLKIRELESQLKDQKLIEEFAKKLQEIQHRG, via the coding sequence ATGCCTAGAAGTAAACACTCACTTCAAGAAAAGCTAGATTTAGTGCTAGGATTCAAAGAGTCAACTTATCCACTCAGAACATTTGCCAGAAAAAATAATATTGTTCATAAAACTTTTCGTAGATGGGTCCATCTCTTCGATCAATATGGAATCGACGGCCTGAAGGAAATAACAAAGCGTACAAAATATTCATATAAATTTAAATTACAAGTCGTGACAGACTATCTTGAAGGTAAAGGTTCTTTAGAAACCATTGCCTATAAATATGGTTTAAGAAATACTTTTCAAGTATCGGACTGGGTGTTCAAGTATAATAATGGAAAACTGTTGAAGGATGGCTCACCAAGAAAGAAGAATTCCATTATGAAAAAAAAGATAACCTTTGAAGAACGTATCGAAATCGTAGAGTATGTCGTTAAGGGCAAACATACTTATAAGGAAGCTGCAGAAAAGTATTCCATATCTTATCAACAAGTTCGTTCTTGGGTTTTAAAATCCAAGGACGGCGGTTATAAAGCTTTGATCGATGGCCGGGGCCATCACAAAGCAAAAGATGACTTAACAGAATTAGATAAAGCGCATTTAAAAATCAGAGAATTGGAATCCCAATTAAAAGACCAAAAATTAATTGAGGAATTCGCAAAAAAATTGCAAGAAATTCAGCACAGGGGGTGA
- a CDS encoding IS3 family transposase, with protein MKQQHRLAYQAIKEVSQNNHGAITVLLRVVGVSRQAYSKYWTRTETEKELQDKLLKERIMYWYELNTKTIGAGKILINLLADNQITFKVSLKQVKRLMRELDIKCQSRIKKHNRSKQKEIYIQDNVLNQNFEVTGPNQVWLCDSTEIPYGLNGEYKVRLSGVLDLYGRYLISSNISLTETSAAEIIVFQRAFTKAGNVCPMVHTDRGSAFTSLSFGNFLDEHGVIRSMSRPGTPYDNSPMERWWSEFKLRWMNRHPMPKTYKELVKLVNEGIHYFNHINRSQTINGHTPAEHWDMAI; from the coding sequence GTGAAACAACAACATAGATTGGCTTACCAGGCAATAAAGGAAGTCAGTCAAAATAATCATGGAGCCATAACCGTTTTACTGCGCGTTGTCGGTGTTAGCCGACAAGCATATAGCAAATACTGGACTCGTACAGAAACGGAAAAGGAACTTCAAGATAAGCTATTAAAAGAACGTATTATGTACTGGTACGAATTAAATACTAAGACTATTGGTGCAGGCAAGATATTGATTAACCTATTAGCGGATAATCAAATCACATTTAAGGTTTCACTTAAACAAGTGAAACGTTTAATGAGAGAATTAGACATTAAATGTCAGTCTAGAATCAAGAAACACAATCGTTCTAAACAAAAAGAGATTTATATACAAGATAATGTACTGAATCAAAATTTCGAGGTAACGGGACCTAATCAAGTCTGGTTATGTGACTCAACAGAAATTCCTTACGGCTTAAACGGCGAATATAAAGTCCGTTTGAGTGGAGTTTTAGACCTCTACGGTCGTTATTTAATTTCAAGTAATATCAGCCTTACAGAAACTTCAGCAGCTGAAATAATTGTATTTCAACGTGCATTTACAAAAGCTGGTAATGTGTGTCCGATGGTCCATACGGACCGCGGATCAGCGTTTACGTCATTATCATTTGGAAATTTTTTAGATGAACATGGCGTTATTAGAAGTATGTCAAGACCAGGTACACCGTACGATAATTCACCAATGGAACGTTGGTGGAGTGAATTCAAATTACGTTGGATGAATCGCCATCCAATGCCTAAGACTTACAAAGAACTAGTCAAACTTGTCAACGAAGGAATTCACTATTTCAATCATATAAACAGATCACAAACAATAAATGGCCATACCCCAGCAGAACACTGGGATATGGCCATCTAA
- a CDS encoding YaaL family protein produces MFGRKKVSVQKMEDDRLLDNIHQIQRRIGNTQRMINNSVDVDDTTRIHLKLDQLKYQFLYLEARRRKAQAKATTNIIFGEEDTFLKQPSRAEKHW; encoded by the coding sequence ATGTTTGGTAGAAAAAAAGTGTCTGTCCAAAAAATGGAAGACGATCGCCTCTTAGATAATATTCACCAGATTCAAAGACGAATCGGGAATACCCAAAGAATGATCAATAATTCAGTGGATGTAGACGATACGACAAGAATCCACTTGAAGTTAGATCAATTGAAGTATCAATTTTTGTATTTAGAAGCTAGAAGAAGAAAGGCCCAAGCTAAGGCTACGACCAATATTATTTTTGGTGAAGAAGATACTTTCTTGAAGCAACCTAGTCGAGCTGAAAAGCACTGGTAG
- the recR gene encoding recombination mediator RecR: MKYPEPISKLIDSYMMLPGIGRKTATRMAFFTLGMDKDQVKEFADNLISAKTDLKKCKICGNITTEDICPICSDKSRDQSTILVVEQAKDIMSLDDMNGYNGLYHVLGGVLSPVDGVGPEDLNIKMLLNRLKQNQSVKELIIATNATPEGEATAQYLAKLVKPAGIKVTRLAHGLAVGSDIEYADEMTLKSAVLGRREI, encoded by the coding sequence ATGAAATATCCAGAACCAATTTCGAAGTTAATTGATAGCTATATGATGTTACCGGGTATTGGTCGCAAGACTGCTACTCGAATGGCATTTTTCACGCTTGGTATGGACAAAGACCAGGTTAAGGAATTTGCCGATAACTTAATTTCCGCTAAGACAGATTTGAAGAAATGTAAGATCTGTGGAAATATTACCACTGAGGATATTTGTCCAATTTGTAGTGATAAGAGTCGTGATCAATCAACTATTTTAGTCGTCGAACAAGCTAAAGACATTATGTCCTTAGATGATATGAACGGCTATAACGGGTTGTATCACGTCCTAGGAGGGGTCTTATCGCCAGTTGATGGAGTTGGCCCAGAAGATTTGAATATTAAGATGTTGCTTAATCGTTTGAAGCAGAATCAAAGCGTTAAAGAATTGATCATTGCTACAAACGCAACGCCAGAAGGGGAAGCAACTGCTCAATATTTAGCCAAATTAGTTAAGCCAGCAGGAATAAAAGTAACTAGACTGGCACATGGTTTAGCAGTCGGCTCAGACATTGAATATGCCGATGAAATGACGTTAAAGAGTGCTGTTCTAGGTCGCAGGGAGATTTAA
- a CDS encoding YbaB/EbfC family nucleoid-associated protein → MSKGMPNMGGMGGNMANIMRQAQKMQKEVQATTEELNKTEYTGKSVDDFVVVKVTGDKKIADMTISDKIIDPDDPDTLQDMLIDALNNAFKAVDDDKQAKLGKYTNGLM, encoded by the coding sequence ATGAGTAAAGGAATGCCAAATATGGGTGGAATGGGTGGCAACATGGCCAATATCATGCGCCAAGCCCAAAAGATGCAAAAAGAAGTTCAAGCTACAACTGAAGAACTTAACAAGACAGAATACACTGGTAAATCAGTCGATGACTTTGTCGTTGTTAAAGTTACTGGTGACAAGAAGATTGCTGACATGACAATCAGCGACAAGATTATTGATCCAGATGATCCAGATACATTGCAAGATATGTTGATCGATGCTTTGAACAATGCTTTCAAGGCTGTAGATGATGACAAACAAGCAAAATTAGGTAAATATACAAACGGGTTGATGTAA
- the dnaX gene encoding DNA polymerase III subunit gamma/tau, with translation MAYQALYRVWRPQTFSDVIGQDVITQTLRNAVASNMTSHAYLFSGPRGTGKTSCAKILAKAVNCLNPQDGEPCNECEICLAANENRLNDVIEIDAASNNGVEEIRDIRDKVKYAPTEAKYKVYIIDEVHMLSQGAFNALLKTLEEPPANVMFILATTEPQKIPATIISRTQSFNFRRISKQDILKRMTFILNDKNIKYDEEGLDIIAASAEGGMRDALSILDQALSYGDDELTLKNAQEVTGALSNEQIVSYMTAIAENKPAQALTSLYQILESGRSALRFTEMIIRVCRNLILYNSNSDLSKQMDSSVMTKELLAIADKFDNDRLFYIVDQVSATQKNLKNSNQTDIYMEILTVKISEPKVAKTSASEAEVPVENEVIDKLRDEVSHLQNEVKDLSSGAVVSKNNSKPKPHHRANNNTRLNKTAIYKVLGSATKNDLAEARDMWPELMSMLSISQRAMMRVAQPVAASSEGIVVAFDYAMWFEQVQDDSDFLQSLIDNSSRLLKRDCQIVLVPKVDWPKIRKEYIDNNIDSTKKNTVKSNKETKKTDPTVDEALKLFGDDIVDVKND, from the coding sequence ATGGCATATCAAGCACTTTATCGAGTTTGGCGTCCCCAAACTTTTTCTGACGTAATTGGCCAAGATGTCATTACTCAGACGTTGAGAAATGCGGTGGCTAGCAATATGACTAGTCATGCGTATTTATTCAGTGGGCCACGTGGTACTGGGAAGACATCCTGTGCGAAGATTTTGGCTAAGGCAGTTAATTGTCTTAACCCTCAAGATGGTGAGCCTTGTAATGAATGTGAAATTTGTTTAGCAGCCAATGAGAACCGTTTAAATGATGTGATTGAGATCGATGCGGCCTCAAACAATGGTGTTGAAGAGATTCGTGACATTCGTGACAAAGTTAAATACGCTCCAACTGAAGCCAAATATAAAGTTTATATCATTGATGAAGTTCATATGCTTTCTCAAGGTGCATTCAATGCCTTACTGAAAACATTGGAAGAACCACCAGCAAATGTTATGTTTATTTTGGCAACAACCGAACCACAAAAGATTCCCGCAACAATTATTTCTAGAACACAAAGTTTTAATTTCAGAAGAATCTCTAAACAAGATATCCTGAAACGAATGACTTTTATTTTAAATGATAAAAATATTAAGTATGACGAAGAAGGATTGGACATTATTGCCGCTTCTGCTGAAGGTGGAATGCGTGATGCTTTGAGTATTTTGGATCAAGCTTTATCGTATGGCGATGATGAATTGACCCTCAAGAACGCTCAAGAAGTAACCGGTGCTTTGAGCAATGAACAGATTGTTTCTTACATGACCGCGATTGCTGAAAACAAGCCTGCTCAAGCTTTGACGAGTTTATACCAAATCTTGGAGAGTGGTCGTTCGGCTTTACGATTTACAGAGATGATCATTCGAGTTTGTCGTAATTTAATTTTGTATAATTCCAATTCTGATTTATCTAAGCAGATGGATAGTTCAGTTATGACGAAAGAATTATTGGCGATTGCGGATAAGTTTGACAATGACCGCTTGTTTTATATCGTTGATCAAGTCAGTGCGACACAAAAGAATCTCAAGAATTCCAATCAGACTGATATTTATATGGAAATTTTGACAGTTAAGATTTCTGAACCTAAGGTAGCTAAAACTAGTGCTTCGGAAGCAGAAGTGCCAGTTGAAAATGAAGTTATCGATAAGTTGCGTGATGAAGTTTCTCACTTGCAAAATGAAGTCAAAGACTTATCTAGTGGTGCAGTCGTGTCAAAGAACAATTCCAAACCTAAGCCACACCATCGTGCCAACAACAATACTCGTTTGAACAAGACCGCAATTTACAAAGTTCTCGGCAGCGCTACTAAGAATGATTTAGCCGAAGCTAGAGACATGTGGCCCGAACTAATGAGTATGCTTTCTATTTCACAACGTGCTATGATGAGAGTCGCACAACCAGTTGCTGCATCTTCAGAAGGCATCGTGGTCGCTTTTGATTACGCTATGTGGTTTGAACAAGTGCAAGATGATAGTGACTTCTTACAGTCTTTGATCGATAATTCTAGCAGGTTATTGAAGCGAGATTGTCAAATAGTTCTTGTACCTAAGGTCGATTGGCCTAAAATAAGAAAAGAATATATTGATAATAATATTGATTCAACTAAGAAAAACACGGTAAAATCTAATAAAGAAACTAAAAAGACTGATCCCACCGTTGATGAAGCTTTAAAATTATTTGGTGACGATATAGTTGATGTAAAAAATGACTAG
- a CDS encoding nucleoside deaminase — MIFSEDKINEYMDLAIAEAKKAESRREVPIGCIIVDNQTGEVIARGSNEREETQNAIKHAEIIAIEAACKRIGSWRLEHTSLFVTLEPCPMCAGAIINSRIEEVIYGAKDPKAGSVGSINNLLAETRYNHQPEVLSGVKDQEAADLLRNFFREIRRKK, encoded by the coding sequence ATGATATTTTCAGAAGATAAAATAAATGAATATATGGATTTGGCAATAGCAGAAGCAAAAAAAGCTGAATCTAGAAGAGAAGTTCCTATTGGCTGTATCATCGTTGACAACCAGACTGGCGAAGTTATTGCTCGTGGTTCAAATGAACGTGAGGAAACCCAAAATGCTATTAAGCATGCTGAAATCATTGCCATTGAAGCAGCTTGCAAAAGGATTGGCAGTTGGCGTTTAGAACACACGAGTCTGTTTGTCACGCTTGAACCTTGTCCAATGTGTGCCGGAGCGATTATCAATAGTCGCATTGAAGAAGTTATTTATGGTGCCAAAGACCCCAAAGCAGGATCAGTTGGGTCCATCAATAATTTACTAGCTGAGACTCGTTACAACCATCAGCCAGAGGTGTTGAGCGGAGTTAAAGACCAAGAGGCAGCCGATCTTCTTCGTAATTTCTTTCGAGAAATTCGTCGCAAAAAGTAG
- a CDS encoding lipase chaperone produces the protein MKKKIVIGIIISAISAGTILTVSSVIHLLKNKTIQNDRKQLEEYVDKYLHGNEKLMAFVGTLSDDQVRELIDILETLKKEQEQLKIKAPVFPKYLEKKVTNLIG, from the coding sequence ATGAAGAAAAAAATCGTAATTGGAATCATTATCTCTGCAATTTCTGCAGGTACAATTTTAACGGTATCATCTGTAATTCATCTTTTGAAGAATAAGACGATTCAAAATGATCGCAAGCAATTGGAAGAATATGTTGATAAATATCTTCACGGTAACGAAAAATTAATGGCTTTTGTCGGTACATTATCCGATGATCAAGTGCGTGAATTGATTGATATCTTGGAAACTTTGAAAAAAGAACAAGAACAATTAAAAATTAAAGCACCAGTATTTCCCAAATATTTAGAAAAGAAAGTAACTAATTTAATCGGATAA
- a CDS encoding class I SAM-dependent methyltransferase, whose product MANQYFENTPSVEHEVKNFNFTLRKHNLDFMSDSGVFSRQTIDYGSRVLIEAIDFQNIPNGNILDVGCGYGPIGLALAKEQTKRNVTMVDVNLRALDLAKKNADNNQIKNVEIFESDTYDKVSGKYALIVSNPPVRAGKKVVNSILADSKEYLEPNGELWIVLQKKQGAPSAKKLMDETFGNVEVVTRDKGYYILKSKLI is encoded by the coding sequence AATTTCAATTTTACTTTGCGCAAACATAATTTAGATTTTATGTCTGACAGTGGGGTTTTCTCTAGACAGACAATCGATTACGGTTCACGAGTACTAATTGAAGCAATTGATTTCCAGAACATTCCTAATGGCAATATCTTAGACGTTGGCTGTGGCTATGGTCCAATCGGTTTGGCACTAGCTAAAGAACAAACTAAGCGTAACGTGACTATGGTTGACGTTAATCTAAGAGCATTAGATTTGGCAAAGAAAAATGCCGACAATAATCAAATTAAAAATGTCGAGATCTTTGAATCAGACACTTATGATAAAGTATCAGGCAAGTATGCGTTGATCGTTTCTAATCCACCTGTTCGTGCCGGTAAAAAGGTCGTCAATTCCATTTTGGCTGACTCCAAAGAGTACCTTGAGCCAAATGGTGAATTGTGGATCGTCCTACAAAAGAAACAAGGTGCTCCTTCAGCTAAAAAGCTAATGGATGAAACTTTTGGCAACGTTGAAGTAGTTACACGTGACAAAGGATATTATATTTTAAAAAGTAAATTAATTTAA